The following nucleotide sequence is from Bradyrhizobium roseum.
TGGCGATCGAAAGCACCCGCAGCGCCTCGTCCATGGTCCGGGGAACCACCACGCCAAGGGGGACGATCTGGTAGAACGAGGCGTCGGTCGCGTAGCGGCCGCGGTTGAAGGCGTCGAAGAAAACATCGCCCGTGGTCTCCCGGGCGAGGCGCGCGGCGAGCCGGCTGTTTTCGGCCGAATTTTGTGATTTTTCGGCCCTCGGTGCCGCCATTATCCAGCTCTCTTGAATGTCCAGCCGTGTCTTGCCTGCCGGTATCCGGCTTGGCAAGGCGAAGCCTGCTTCTTATGCATTGACGGCCCTCGCCGGGCGGGGGACAAGCCGGACAAATAGTGATATTCGAGCGGCTCGCGAAGCCAAGACGCCACAAGCCAAGACCAGGCCAAGACAAGCTCAAGACCGGGAAGGACGCCCATGACCGTGCATACTGGAAGGCATTTTCTGCAGATTCCGGGACCGACCAACGTGCCGGACCGGGTGCTGCGCGCCATGGACATGCCGACCATGGACCATCGCGGTCCGGAATTCGCCGAGATCGGCCACGCCGTGCTGGCGGCCATGCAGCGGGTGTTTCGCACCAAGCAGCCGGTGATCATCTACCCGTCGTCCGGTACCGGCGCCTGGGAGGCCGCCCTCGTCAACACGTTGCAGCCCGGCGACAAGGTGCTGATGGCGGAGACTGGCCAGTTCGCCGTGCTGTGGCGCGGCATCGCCGAGAAGTTCAAGCTCGATGTCGATTTCCTGCCGGGCGACTGGCGTCATGGTGCCGACCTCGAGCAGATCGAGGCAAAACTGTCGGCCGACAAGGCGCACAAGATCAAGGCCGTCTGCGTGGTCCACAACGAGACCTCGACCGGCTGCGTCACCCATCCGCAGGATGTCCGCAAGCTTCTCGACCGGGTCAACCATCCCGCGCTGCTGATGGTCGACACCATCTCCGGTCTTGGATCGCTGGAATATGAGCACGATGCCTGGGGCATCGACGTGTCGGTCGCCGGATCGCAGAAGGGCCTGATGTTGCCGCCGGGTCTCGGCTTCAATGCCGTCTCGGAAAAGGCGCTGGCCGTCGCGAAGGCGAACCCTGCCATGCGCTCTTATTGGGACTGGCAGGAAGTCATCGCCATCAACAAGGCGGGCACCTGGCCCTACACGCCGGCGACGAACCTGCTGTTCGGCCTGCGCGAGGCGGTCAAGATGCTTGAGGAAGAAGGGCTGGAGAACGTCTTCGCCCGCCACAAGCGCCACAGCGCCGCGACGCGTGCGGCCGCCAAGGTGTGGGGCCTCGAAACGCAGTGCCAGGAGCAGGGCGCACACTCGCCCGCGCTGACCGGCGTCGTCATGCCGGAAGGGCATGACGCCGACAATTTCCGCAAGGTCGTGCTGGAAAACTTCGACATGTCGCTCGGCACCGGCCTCAACAAGATCAAGGGCAAGGTGTTCCGGATCGGCCATATCGGCCACTTCAACGATCTGATGATGATGGGCACGCTGTCGGGCGTCGAGATGGGTCTCGATCTCGCCAAGGTGCCGCATCGCGGCGGTGGCGTGCTGGCGGCAATGGAAGTGCTCAAGGGACGTGAACCGCAGGCGATGCCGAAGGCCGCCGTCGCCTGAGATCGTCTGACCGAAACAACAACAGAGAGAGCTGCGATGAACGCACCGGTAGCTGCGACCGAAGACCTGATCTATTCCGTCGAGGACGGCATTGCCCGGCTGACGTTCAACCGGCCGCAGGCGCGTAATGCGCTGACCTTTGCCATGTACGAGCAGATGGCCGCGATCTGCGAGACCGTCAACAACGATCGCTCGATCAAGGCGATGATCCTGACCGGCGCCGGCGACAAGGCGTTCGCCTCGGGCACCGACATCTCGCAGTTCCGCGCCTTCAAGACCGCGCAGGATGCGCTAGACTACGAAGCGCGCATCGATCGCGTGCTCGGCGCGCTGGAATCGTGCCGGGTACCGGTCATCGCGGCGATTGCCGGCGCCTGCACCGGCGGCGGGGCGGGTATTGCTGCCTGCTGCGACATCCGTATCGGCACGGAGTCCACGCGGATCGGATTTCCGATCGCACGGACGCTGGGCAATTGCCTGTCGATGTCGAACATCTCGCGTCTGGTTTCGCTGGTCGGCCCGGCGCGGACCAAGGACCTGATCTTCAAGGCGCGGCTGGTCGAGGCGCCGGAAGCGCTGGCGCTAGGCCTGCTCAACGAGGTGGTGCCTGACGTGGAGACCCTGCAGCGACGCGCCGACGAAACCGCCAAACTCGTTGCCGGCCATGCGCCGATCACGCTCGAAGTCACCAAGGAAGCGGTGCGCCGCATTCGTCGGACGCTGTCGCGCGACGAGGGCGAAGACCTGATCCTGCGCGCCTACATGAGCGACGATTTCCGCGAGGGGATGGACGCGTTCCTCAACAAGCGCCCGCCGAACTTCAAGGGCAAGTAGTCCGAACATCCAGGCCAGTCTACGCTTGCCGTTGGCTATGGCCTGGCGGCTTTCCTTGCCAACTCCATACCTAGATCGAGGGCCGCGATACCGATGCGATCCGAAGGAGTAGCCAGGCAGCGTTGATCCATCCAGCTAACAATCGCATCAAAGTCGCCGCCGCCAACGATGTCCCGCTCGCCGCTGATGTTCAGGCCGCTGATAAATCCAACCAGCCAGGATTCGAAGCTACCTTTGACGACCGCGTTCTTTTTTCGATTGGTCCACGCCGTACAGCTTTGAGAGCCGGCGCCGATGATTGACGAACCGGCGTCCGCGATGGTGGACAGACAAATCAGCACCAGACCAATCGCGAACGCTTTCATGCCGCCTCCAGGCGCGGTCATCTCTGATCGCGACGCATAATGACGGCTACGGTTTCTTGAGACAAAGGCCGATCGCCGGGCTTGTACCGCACTTTGCGCCGTCGGGTGCGCCGCCGGAGGGACAAAATACCGACACCAGGATTTCACTGGCTTCGCAACTGACCGGTCCATCGGCCTGGACGGACCTGACGACGGTTCCGGCCGCCCCCGGATCGCCCTTTGCACCGGGCGCTCCCTGCGGTCCCTGAGGCCCCTGCGGGCCCTGCTGCCCTTGGGCCCCTTGCTGACCCTGTGGCCCAGGCACACCCTGCAGGCCTTGCGCTCCCTGCGGACCCGCGGGACCTTGAGCGCCGGTTTCCCCCTTCGGCCCTGGATCTCTCCCGCAGCCAGCAAGCATCACCGCCGTGCCCAATGCGACGGCCACCAAAAGCGCTCTCATTCCCGTTTCTCCTCTTCGTTGCCTCACGTGCACATTAAAGGGGGGACACCCGCAGGCAAGCAACTGAAAAGCCGGTCGCCCGAAGCCACCCTTCATTTTCTTCAGTTTCGCATCAGTGCTATCTAGTGCGAAGGTTATAGGCCTTGGGTTGCAACGCAGCTTGAACTGGGGCCGGATCGCCCGCAAAATGCAGCAACAGGCCTGATCTGATTTTATCCAGGCCCTACAATATACATAGGGATGAAACGCGTGGGACAGATGCTGAAGGCTGCGGCCGCCTTGACGGCCATGATCGCAACCGCTCCGGCGCTGGCCGCCTGGGAGCCTACCAAGCCGGTCGAAATCGTGGTTGCCGCCGGCGCGGGCGGCGCGTCCGACCAGATGGCGCGCATGATGCAAGCCGCCATCCAGAAGAATAATCTGATGAAGCAGCCTATGGTGGTGTCGCTGAAGGGCGGGGCCTCGGGCGCCGAGGCGCTGATGTACATGAAATCCAGCGACGGCGACGCCAACAAGGTGCTGATCGCCTATTCGCTGATCTACATGCTGCCGCTGTCGGCCAAGATCCCGTTCAACTGGCGTGAGCTGACGCCGGTGTCGGTCGTTGCGATGGATCAATTCGTGCTGTGGGACAACGCCGATGGGCCGAAGACGGTGAAGGACTTCATCGCCGCCGCCAAGGCCGCAGGCTCGCCGTTCAAGATGGGCGGCACCGGCTCCAAGCGCGAGGACCATGTACTCACGGTGTTCATGGAACAGAAGACCGGCGCGAAATTCTCTTATCTGCCGTACAAGTCCGGCGGCGAGGCGGCGACGCAACTGGTCGGCAAGCACACCGAAGCCAACGTCAATAACCCGTCCGAAAATCTCGAGGTCTGGCGCGCTGGTCAGGTGCGCGCGCTCTGCGTGTTCGACAAGGAGCGCATTTCCTACAAGACCAAGGTCACGGAGACGCAATCCTGGAACGACATACCGACCTGTAAGGAGGAGGGACTCGACGTCCAGTACCTGATGCTGCGCGCGATGTTCCTGCCCGGCAAGGTGACGCCGGAACAGCAGGCGTTCTATGTCGACCTGTTCCAGAAGGTGACGCAGACGACGGAATACAAGGACTACATGGAGAAGCAGGCGCTGAAGCCGATTTTCCTTACCGGCAAGGACATGCTGAAATTCCTGGAAGAGGACGACAAGCTCAACGCCGCGTTGATGAACGAGGCGGGCTTCGTCGCGAAATAACGTCTTCACTCGTCCGCGTGGCCATACCCGGCCATGCGGACGCGGACTTTCTCGATTTCCTCCTTTGGCAGCAATGGCGGCGTGCCGATCTGCAGGCAGCCGTGATATTGCCGCGCCAGCGCTTCCACCTCGACGGCGAGCCACATCGCCTTGGCGAGCGACGGTCCCGCTGCAATCATGCCGTGATGCGCCAGCAGGCACGCCAGCCGTCCCTCCAGCGCGCGAACGGCGTGCTCGGAAAGCTCCTGGGTGCCGAAGGTTGCATAGGGCGCGCAGCGGATGCTGTCGCCCCCGGCGACGGCGACCATGTAGTGCACCGGCGGAATTTCCATGCCCATGATCGCCAGCATGGTCGAGTAGGGCGGATGCGCGTGCACGATCGCGTTCACCTCCGGCCGGGCCTTGAGGATGTCGCGGTGAAACCGCCATTCGCTCGACGGCCGCTGGGCGGGATCGTGGTTGCCGTCGAGATGCATGTAGACGATCTGCTCGGGCTTCATCGCCTCGTAGGGCGTGCTGGTCGGCGTGATCAGCATGCCGTCGCCATGGCGCAGGCTGATATTGCCTGACGTGCCCTGGTTGATGCCCGATGCGTTCATGCGCAGGCAGGCATCGATGATCGATTGACGTTTTTCCCGGTCCCTGGAAGCAGGCATGCCAAACCCTCTTGAAGCCGGCTGACAATGCTTGATTATGGCGCCGCAGTATAGTCGAACATGCTGGTAAGGAAGCCGAGTTGGGAGAAGTCATGACGCGTGCCGTGCTTGGCATCATCGGCGGATCCGGCATCTATGATTTGCCGGGGCTGCAGGATGTCCGCGAGGAAACCATCGCCAGTCCGTGGGGCGAGCCGTCCGCGGCGCTGACGCGCGGCGAGATCGATGGGCTGCCGATCGTGTTCTTGCCAAGGCACGGTAAGGGTCATGTACTGTCGCCTTCCGACATCAACTATCGCGCCAATATCGACGTGCTGAAGCGGGCAGGGGTCACCGATCTGGTTTCGCTCTCCGCCTGCGGCTCGTTCCGCGAGGACCTGCCGCCCGGAACGTTTGTGCTCGTCGATCAGTTCGTCGACCGCACCTGCAAGCGCGAGAGTTCGTTTTTCGGCAAAGGCTGCGTCGCCCACGTCTCGATGGCGCACCCGGTGTCGCCGCGGCTGCACGTGCATCTCGCAGCCGCCGCGAAGGCCGAAAGCATCGCAGCCGTGCAGGGCGGCACGTATGTCTGCATGGAAGGCCCGCAATTCTCGACGCTGGCCGAGAGTCTGATGTACAAGGCCCAGGGTTTTTCGGTGATCGGCATGACCAACATGCCCGAAGCGAAACTCGCCCGCGAGGCGGAGATCTGCTACGCCAGCGTGGCGATGGTCACCGACTTCGATTGCTGGCATCCCGATCACGACGCCGTCACCGTGCAGGACATCATTCGCGTGCTGAACTCCAATGCCGGCAAGGCCAAGGCGCTCGTGGCACGGCTCGCTCGGGATTTTCCGCGTGAGCATGAGCTGTGCCCGATCGGATCGGACAGGGCGCTCGACAGCGCGTTGATCACGGCGCCGGAAGCGCGCGATCCGCAGTTGCTGAAGAATCTCGACGCCGTGGCCGGGCGGGTGTTGCGGTCATGAAGGTCGACGGCCGGCATTTCCGCAGCATCTGGTTGGCGCAAGACGGCTGGTCGGTGGGTGCGATCGACCAGCGGCGCCTGCCGCATGAATTCGTGATTGCCCGCCTGGAGACCGCCGACGCGGCAGCGGACGCGATCCGCAGCATGCTCGTGCGGGGAGCGCCCTTGATCGGCGCGACGGCCGCCTACGGCATGGCGTTGGCGGTGCGGGATGATCGTTCCGATGCCGGTATCGATCGTGCCTACGAGCTTCTGATCGAGACGCGGCCGACGGCGATCAACCTGAAATGGGCGCTCGATGTCATGAAGCGCGTGCTCAGGCCGGCGGCGCCTTCCGAGCGCGTGCCAATAGCCTATGCCCGCGCCGCCGAGATCGCCGAGGAGGATGTCACGATCAACGAGGCGATCGGCCGGCATGGCCTGGCGCTGATCGAACAGATCGCGGCGACGAAGAAGCCCGGCGAGCCGGTCAATGTCCTGACCCATTGCAACGCCGGCTGGCTCGCGACGGTGGATTGGGGCACGGCGACGGCGCCGATCTATCTGGCCCACGAGCGCGGCCTGAAGGTTCATGTCTGGGTCGACGAAACCCGGCCACGCAATCAAGGCGCTTCGCTCACGGCCTGGGAACTCGGCCACCACGGGGTGCCGCATACGGTGATCCCGGACAATACCGGCGGCCATCTGATGCAGCACCGGATGGTCGATCTCGCCATCGTCGGCACCGACCGGGTGACCGCCAATGGCGATGTCTGCAACAAGATCGGCACCTATCTGAAAGCGCTCGCCGCGCACGACAATGACGTGCCGTTCTATGTTGCACTGCCGTCGCCGACCATCGACTTCAGTATCGATGATGGCATCAGTCAGATTCCGATCGAGCAGCGCAGCGCCGACGAGGTGACGACCATGACCGGCCGCACCGCCGATGGCCGCGTCGAAACCGTGCGCGTGGTTCCCGACGGTTCGCCGGTGGCCAATTACGCTTTCGACGTCACGCCGGCGCGGCTCGTCACGGGCTTGATCACCGAGCGCGGCCTGCTGCGCCCCGATCGTGCTGCACTTGCGAGCGCCTTCCCGGAACGCAGCGCGGGACATTGACGTCTGGCATACCAGCGTCGTAATCCCTCTCGGATCGCTGCACCCGGAAGCTCGCATGTCCAACACCGATATCGAGATCGTCGTCGAAGATCCGACTGCGCCGGAGGCGGATTCGCCTGCGGTGACCAGCGTCCGCGCGGTCGACGTGATCGTCTCACTCCTGCTGCTCGCGCTGGCGTCCACGCTCGGCTACGACAACTGGCGCACCGGCGCGGGGTGGGAATCGACCGGCCCGCAGGCCGGTTATTTTCCGTTCTATCTCTCGGTCATTCTCGCCGGCGCCAGCCTCTATGGGCTGGTTGCGGCTT
It contains:
- a CDS encoding S-methyl-5'-thioadenosine phosphorylase, producing the protein MTRAVLGIIGGSGIYDLPGLQDVREETIASPWGEPSAALTRGEIDGLPIVFLPRHGKGHVLSPSDINYRANIDVLKRAGVTDLVSLSACGSFREDLPPGTFVLVDQFVDRTCKRESSFFGKGCVAHVSMAHPVSPRLHVHLAAAAKAESIAAVQGGTYVCMEGPQFSTLAESLMYKAQGFSVIGMTNMPEAKLAREAEICYASVAMVTDFDCWHPDHDAVTVQDIIRVLNSNAGKAKALVARLARDFPREHELCPIGSDRALDSALITAPEARDPQLLKNLDAVAGRVLRS
- the mtnA gene encoding S-methyl-5-thioribose-1-phosphate isomerase codes for the protein MKVDGRHFRSIWLAQDGWSVGAIDQRRLPHEFVIARLETADAAADAIRSMLVRGAPLIGATAAYGMALAVRDDRSDAGIDRAYELLIETRPTAINLKWALDVMKRVLRPAAPSERVPIAYARAAEIAEEDVTINEAIGRHGLALIEQIAATKKPGEPVNVLTHCNAGWLATVDWGTATAPIYLAHERGLKVHVWVDETRPRNQGASLTAWELGHHGVPHTVIPDNTGGHLMQHRMVDLAIVGTDRVTANGDVCNKIGTYLKALAAHDNDVPFYVALPSPTIDFSIDDGISQIPIEQRSADEVTTMTGRTADGRVETVRVVPDGSPVANYAFDVTPARLVTGLITERGLLRPDRAALASAFPERSAGH
- a CDS encoding pyridoxal-phosphate-dependent aminotransferase family protein → MTVHTGRHFLQIPGPTNVPDRVLRAMDMPTMDHRGPEFAEIGHAVLAAMQRVFRTKQPVIIYPSSGTGAWEAALVNTLQPGDKVLMAETGQFAVLWRGIAEKFKLDVDFLPGDWRHGADLEQIEAKLSADKAHKIKAVCVVHNETSTGCVTHPQDVRKLLDRVNHPALLMVDTISGLGSLEYEHDAWGIDVSVAGSQKGLMLPPGLGFNAVSEKALAVAKANPAMRSYWDWQEVIAINKAGTWPYTPATNLLFGLREAVKMLEEEGLENVFARHKRHSAATRAAAKVWGLETQCQEQGAHSPALTGVVMPEGHDADNFRKVVLENFDMSLGTGLNKIKGKVFRIGHIGHFNDLMMMGTLSGVEMGLDLAKVPHRGGGVLAAMEVLKGREPQAMPKAAVA
- a CDS encoding enoyl-CoA hydratase/isomerase family protein, translated to MNAPVAATEDLIYSVEDGIARLTFNRPQARNALTFAMYEQMAAICETVNNDRSIKAMILTGAGDKAFASGTDISQFRAFKTAQDALDYEARIDRVLGALESCRVPVIAAIAGACTGGGAGIAACCDIRIGTESTRIGFPIARTLGNCLSMSNISRLVSLVGPARTKDLIFKARLVEAPEALALGLLNEVVPDVETLQRRADETAKLVAGHAPITLEVTKEAVRRIRRTLSRDEGEDLILRAYMSDDFREGMDAFLNKRPPNFKGK
- a CDS encoding Bug family tripartite tricarboxylate transporter substrate binding protein, which encodes MLKAAAALTAMIATAPALAAWEPTKPVEIVVAAGAGGASDQMARMMQAAIQKNNLMKQPMVVSLKGGASGAEALMYMKSSDGDANKVLIAYSLIYMLPLSAKIPFNWRELTPVSVVAMDQFVLWDNADGPKTVKDFIAAAKAAGSPFKMGGTGSKREDHVLTVFMEQKTGAKFSYLPYKSGGEAATQLVGKHTEANVNNPSENLEVWRAGQVRALCVFDKERISYKTKVTETQSWNDIPTCKEEGLDVQYLMLRAMFLPGKVTPEQQAFYVDLFQKVTQTTEYKDYMEKQALKPIFLTGKDMLKFLEEDDKLNAALMNEAGFVAK
- a CDS encoding class II aldolase/adducin family protein, coding for MPASRDREKRQSIIDACLRMNASGINQGTSGNISLRHGDGMLITPTSTPYEAMKPEQIVYMHLDGNHDPAQRPSSEWRFHRDILKARPEVNAIVHAHPPYSTMLAIMGMEIPPVHYMVAVAGGDSIRCAPYATFGTQELSEHAVRALEGRLACLLAHHGMIAAGPSLAKAMWLAVEVEALARQYHGCLQIGTPPLLPKEEIEKVRVRMAGYGHADE